A single window of Halobacterium jilantaiense DNA harbors:
- a CDS encoding sulfurtransferase: MTDDWVVSADWLAAHLDSVRVVDVRDAWEYDGIGHVPDAVSVPFDSFRQEGGPEGMMPTREDWEATLSEAGIESGDTVVAYDDTHGVFAARFLVTALYYGHDDVRLLDGDYSAWIRDHGASSEPPDVTPTDYEAGDPDSGVFVDADDVAAAAEDDDAVVVDTREPWEFEEGHIPGAVNLDWKEVVDDDTRGLKPRDAVEELLASRGVTREKRVVLYCNTARRISHTFAVLGWLGFPDVAFYEGSLTEWEADGRPIESN, from the coding sequence ATGACCGACGACTGGGTGGTGTCTGCGGACTGGCTCGCCGCGCACCTCGACTCGGTGCGAGTCGTGGACGTCCGGGACGCCTGGGAGTACGACGGCATCGGGCACGTACCGGACGCCGTGAGCGTCCCGTTCGACTCGTTCCGTCAGGAGGGCGGCCCCGAGGGAATGATGCCGACTCGCGAGGACTGGGAGGCGACGCTCTCCGAGGCGGGCATCGAATCGGGGGACACCGTCGTCGCGTACGACGACACGCACGGCGTGTTCGCCGCACGATTCCTCGTGACGGCGCTGTACTACGGCCACGACGATGTCCGGCTGCTTGACGGCGACTACAGCGCGTGGATTCGGGACCACGGAGCCAGCAGCGAGCCGCCGGACGTGACGCCGACTGACTACGAGGCGGGCGACCCGGACAGTGGCGTGTTCGTGGACGCCGACGACGTGGCGGCGGCCGCCGAAGACGACGACGCCGTCGTCGTTGACACCCGGGAACCCTGGGAGTTCGAGGAGGGCCACATCCCCGGCGCGGTGAACCTCGACTGGAAGGAGGTCGTCGACGACGACACGCGCGGACTCAAACCGCGCGACGCCGTCGAGGAACTGCTCGCGTCCCGCGGCGTCACCCGAGAGAAGCGCGTCGTGCTGTACTGCAACACCGCCCGCCGAATCAGCCACACGTTCGCCGTGCTGGGCTGGCTGGGGTTCCCAGACGTGGCGTTCTACGAGGGGAGTCTCACCGAGTGGGAGGCAGACGGCCGCCCCATCGAGTCGAACTGA
- a CDS encoding sulfurtransferase: MADYANDVLVTADWVEDHLDQFQSDDADYRLVEVDVDTEAYDDAHAPGAVGFNWETQLQDQTRRDILDKADFEDLLGSHGISEDSTVVLYGDNSNWFAAYTYWQFKYYGHENVKLLDGGRDYWVDNDYPTTDEVPEFSAVDYEARGPFEGIRAYRDDVEHAVDKGLPLVDVRSPEEFSGEILAPPGLQETAQRGGHIPGASNISWAATVNSDGTFKSADELEELYGTEGIDGDETTVAYCRIGERSSIAWFALHELLGYDNTVNYDGSWTEWGNLVGAPVETGSGDD; the protein is encoded by the coding sequence ATGGCAGACTACGCCAACGACGTACTCGTCACCGCCGACTGGGTTGAGGACCACCTCGACCAGTTCCAGAGCGACGACGCCGACTACCGACTCGTCGAAGTCGACGTCGACACCGAAGCCTACGACGACGCCCACGCACCCGGTGCCGTCGGCTTCAACTGGGAGACCCAGCTCCAGGACCAGACCCGCCGCGACATCCTCGACAAGGCCGACTTCGAGGACCTGCTGGGCAGCCACGGCATCAGCGAGGACTCCACGGTCGTCCTCTACGGCGACAACTCGAACTGGTTCGCGGCCTACACCTACTGGCAGTTCAAGTACTACGGCCACGAGAACGTGAAGCTCCTCGACGGCGGCCGCGACTACTGGGTCGACAACGACTACCCGACCACCGACGAAGTGCCCGAGTTCTCCGCCGTCGACTACGAGGCTCGCGGTCCCTTCGAGGGCATCCGCGCCTACCGCGACGACGTCGAGCACGCCGTCGACAAGGGCCTGCCGCTCGTCGACGTGCGCTCGCCCGAGGAGTTCAGCGGCGAGATTCTCGCGCCACCGGGCCTCCAGGAGACCGCCCAGCGCGGCGGCCACATCCCGGGCGCGAGCAACATCTCGTGGGCGGCCACGGTCAACAGCGACGGGACGTTCAAGTCCGCCGACGAACTCGAAGAGCTCTACGGCACCGAGGGCATCGACGGCGACGAGACCACCGTCGCGTACTGCCGCATCGGCGAACGCTCCTCGATTGCGTGGTTCGCGCTCCACGAACTGCTCGGCTACGACAACACCGTCAACTACGACGGCTCGTGGACCGAGTGGGGGAACCTCGTCGGCGCACCGGTCGAGACCGGTAGCGGCGACGACTGA
- a CDS encoding rubrerythrin family protein → MDASELHDSVREDNDTALSRLGSSKSLYAATGGEMEAGPVLESAADAEHAAAETFAAWTDSEADADAADAFEATAAEERDHYDAVLGELDDHDPGQADPSAMQQSLRGLDSTVERAGGLLGRILATEKSKEQLTGFFVGQADPQTAQLFRDLKGDLDDQLERTLDLLDSVCETDDDWQTASDAADAAVQTAYDEYTEQLEAMGVNPKPVC, encoded by the coding sequence ATGGACGCCAGCGAACTCCACGACTCGGTCCGCGAGGACAACGACACCGCGCTCTCACGGCTGGGGTCTTCGAAGTCCCTGTACGCCGCGACGGGCGGCGAGATGGAGGCCGGGCCGGTCCTCGAATCGGCCGCCGACGCCGAACACGCCGCCGCCGAGACCTTCGCGGCGTGGACCGACAGCGAGGCCGACGCGGACGCAGCGGACGCTTTCGAGGCGACTGCCGCCGAGGAGCGCGACCACTACGACGCCGTCCTCGGCGAACTGGACGACCACGACCCCGGTCAGGCCGACCCGAGCGCGATGCAGCAGTCGCTCCGCGGCCTCGACTCGACCGTCGAGCGCGCCGGCGGCCTCCTCGGTCGTATTCTCGCCACGGAGAAGTCCAAAGAACAGCTCACGGGCTTCTTCGTCGGGCAGGCCGACCCCCAGACCGCCCAGCTGTTCCGCGACCTGAAAGGCGACCTCGACGACCAACTGGAGCGCACCCTCGACCTCCTCGATTCCGTCTGCGAGACCGACGACGACTGGCAGACCGCCAGCGACGCCGCGGACGCCGCTGTCCAGACGGCCTACGACGAGTACACCGAACAGCTCGAAGCGATGGGCGTCAACCCCAAGCCGGTCTGCTGA
- a CDS encoding CAP domain-containing protein: MNRRMFVVVLVAVLVGGAAGALLGVGGQQTPDDPNSAGATPASTTAGTATTTGGTATTTLDDGINRSEYHPEDPGTRNLTIRNYRFVPSDNETWNATVNTSRIESLVFQKINEVRAEHDLHQWQPSYRLGSNVRAHSQWMVENRNISHVNGDGQHSWERWAEMEPSICVNDFGENLVVVQLRGYHSNANPYMNSNQSIANESIKLWKNSQSHRELMLSDENYEYMGVGATVRQYNNSQAWVFIGMNVCGPKSQDPDAPFENSTSE, from the coding sequence ATGAATCGGCGGATGTTCGTCGTTGTTCTCGTCGCAGTGCTCGTCGGAGGCGCGGCGGGTGCACTGCTCGGCGTTGGTGGGCAGCAGACACCTGACGACCCTAATTCAGCTGGGGCAACTCCAGCGTCCACTACTGCCGGTACGGCAACGACTACTGGCGGTACAGCAACGACGACACTCGATGATGGGATTAACCGCTCCGAGTACCACCCAGAAGACCCGGGTACCCGAAATCTCACGATTCGAAACTACCGGTTTGTCCCTAGTGACAACGAGACCTGGAATGCCACGGTGAACACATCCCGTATCGAGTCGCTCGTGTTCCAGAAAATCAACGAAGTGCGGGCAGAACACGACCTCCACCAGTGGCAACCGAGTTACCGTCTAGGAAGTAATGTGCGGGCACACTCACAGTGGATGGTTGAGAACAGGAATATAAGCCACGTGAACGGTGATGGACAGCACTCTTGGGAGCGTTGGGCTGAGATGGAGCCGAGTATCTGCGTTAACGACTTCGGTGAAAACCTAGTCGTGGTTCAACTCCGGGGATATCACTCCAACGCGAACCCGTATATGAATTCGAACCAGTCAATCGCCAATGAAAGCATTAAGCTGTGGAAAAACAGTCAATCGCACCGTGAACTCATGTTATCCGACGAGAACTACGAGTACATGGGCGTCGGAGCGACTGTGAGGCAGTACAATAACAGCCAAGCGTGGGTTTTCATTGGGATGAACGTGTGTGGTCCGAAAAGTCAGGACCCAGACGCCCCGTTCGAGAACTCGACTTCCGAGTGA
- a CDS encoding DUF7553 family protein, with amino-acid sequence MPSDYLATAAELLDDAAEDAAGDASDRLREQADAVAALAARDRGPDHGRLARIEHVLTDVSEGLGDDDAAADAVDRALAELREYRSGVDGV; translated from the coding sequence ATGCCCAGCGACTACCTCGCCACCGCAGCCGAACTACTCGACGACGCCGCCGAGGACGCGGCCGGCGACGCAAGCGACCGGCTCCGGGAACAGGCCGACGCCGTGGCGGCGCTGGCCGCCCGCGACCGCGGCCCGGACCACGGCCGGCTCGCCCGCATCGAACACGTGCTCACAGACGTGAGCGAAGGCCTCGGCGACGACGACGCCGCGGCCGACGCGGTCGACCGCGCGCTCGCGGAGCTTCGCGAGTACCGGTCGGGCGTCGACGGCGTGTAG
- a CDS encoding outer membrane protein assembly factor BamB family protein — protein MPSRRDLLKAGGGALAVAAAGVGARWGAWTPAVHSPAENTWPQHRYGPGNTGYSPDASPPGSNPVAVQRYDTGESANTVVVDEDRMYVGTEHSVWAFERGDDRHSEWDEPGNGWWLAVGSDAVVAAGRGRVTGFDPTTGEVLWERRPEASAYGVLVGERTAYVGFRGRLVAYHLESGERQWVLDADGEVFPGVSDGRLVVGGDGLRAFEPRGPLRGVLADAPRKVWETDEPFGGTHPVDTGDHTLVGTQTGLQTLTCGLAAVGSDGGIDWQVELGNNAGRVAFDGERAYAVSMRYDDGESGVHYSDDTTLHALDPATGDELWSFQRGGWFSSPVVADGTVYVGEAGSPNGNGNLHALDAETGDLLWTFDRAEGVNALAAVGDVLYVATDGGRVLALA, from the coding sequence ATGCCCTCCAGACGCGACCTCCTGAAAGCCGGCGGCGGCGCGCTCGCTGTCGCCGCTGCGGGCGTCGGCGCGCGCTGGGGCGCGTGGACGCCGGCCGTTCACTCCCCGGCCGAGAACACGTGGCCTCAGCACAGGTACGGGCCCGGGAACACGGGCTACAGCCCCGACGCCAGCCCGCCCGGGTCGAACCCCGTAGCCGTCCAGCGGTACGACACCGGCGAGTCGGCGAACACCGTGGTCGTCGACGAGGACCGGATGTACGTCGGCACCGAACACTCGGTGTGGGCGTTCGAGCGCGGCGACGACCGCCACTCCGAGTGGGACGAGCCCGGCAACGGCTGGTGGCTGGCGGTCGGGAGCGACGCCGTCGTCGCGGCGGGCCGCGGTCGGGTCACTGGCTTCGACCCGACGACCGGTGAGGTGCTGTGGGAACGCCGGCCGGAAGCGTCCGCGTACGGCGTCTTGGTCGGCGAGCGGACGGCCTACGTGGGGTTCCGCGGCCGGCTGGTGGCGTACCACCTCGAATCCGGGGAGCGTCAGTGGGTGCTGGACGCCGACGGCGAGGTGTTCCCGGGAGTCAGTGACGGCCGCCTGGTCGTCGGGGGTGACGGGCTCCGCGCGTTCGAGCCGCGGGGACCGCTGCGTGGCGTGCTGGCCGACGCCCCTCGGAAGGTCTGGGAGACAGACGAACCGTTCGGGGGGACGCACCCCGTCGACACCGGTGACCACACGCTCGTCGGAACCCAGACCGGCCTACAGACGCTGACCTGCGGGCTGGCGGCCGTCGGCTCCGACGGCGGAATCGACTGGCAGGTCGAACTCGGGAACAACGCGGGTCGCGTGGCGTTCGACGGCGAGCGCGCGTACGCCGTCTCGATGCGGTACGACGACGGCGAGAGCGGCGTACACTACAGCGACGACACGACGCTGCACGCGCTCGACCCGGCGACCGGCGACGAACTGTGGTCGTTCCAGCGCGGCGGCTGGTTCTCCTCGCCGGTCGTCGCGGACGGCACCGTCTACGTCGGTGAGGCCGGCAGTCCGAACGGGAACGGGAACCTCCACGCGCTCGACGCCGAGACGGGCGACCTGCTGTGGACGTTCGACCGAGCCGAGGGCGTGAACGCGCTCGCCGCGGTCGGGGACGTGCTGTACGTCGCGACCGACGGCGGTCGCGTGCTCGCGCTCGCGTAG
- the uvrB gene encoding excinuclease ABC subunit UvrB produces MSDASGPLQPDRPEADVPFRVEAPFDPAGDQPDAIRELVEGYENGAQKQTLLGVTGSGKTNTVSWTVEELQQPTLVIAHNKTLAAQLYEEFRTLFPDNAVEYFVSYYDYYQPEAYVEQTDKYIEKDASINDEIDRLRHSATRSLLTRDDVIVVASVSAIYGLGDPRNYEGMSLRVERGQTIEREQLLSKLVDLNYERNDVDFTQGTFRVRGDTVEVYPMYGRYPVRVEFWGDEVDRMAKLDPLEGTVESEEPAVLFHPAEHYSVPEDEMEQAIEQIRTDMHERVRHFERAGDMVAAQRIEERTTFDLEMMAEAGYCSGIENYSVYLSDREVGDAPYTLLDYFPDDFLTVIDESHRTVPQIKGQYEGDKSRKDSLVENGFRLPTAYDNRPLTFEEFEEKTDRTLYVSATPSDYEREQSANVVEQIVRPTHLVDPEISIADATGQVEDLMDRIDERVERDERVLVTTLTKRMAEDLTEYLEEAGVAVEYMHDETDTLERHELVRGLRLGEYDVLVGINLLREGLDIPEVSLVAILDADQQGFLRSETSLVQTMGRAARNVNGEVVLYADETTDAMQDAIDETRRRRRIQRAFNEKHGTTPTTIDKAVGDMNLPGAETDTTEVTGDGPEDEQEAAMLVEELEERMNEAANNLEFELAADIRDRMRELREEFDLAGDTPEDPGGVAPEAEDW; encoded by the coding sequence ATGAGTGACGCCAGCGGTCCCCTGCAGCCGGACCGACCGGAGGCCGACGTGCCGTTCCGCGTCGAGGCACCGTTCGACCCCGCGGGCGACCAGCCCGACGCCATCCGGGAGCTGGTCGAGGGGTACGAAAACGGGGCACAGAAGCAGACGCTGCTCGGCGTGACCGGCTCCGGGAAGACCAACACCGTCTCCTGGACCGTCGAGGAACTCCAGCAGCCGACGCTCGTCATCGCGCACAACAAGACGCTCGCCGCACAGCTCTACGAGGAGTTCCGGACGCTGTTCCCGGACAACGCCGTGGAGTACTTCGTCTCCTACTACGACTACTACCAGCCGGAGGCGTACGTCGAGCAGACGGACAAGTACATCGAGAAGGACGCCTCAATCAACGACGAAATCGACCGGCTACGGCACTCCGCGACGCGCTCGCTGCTGACGCGGGACGATGTCATCGTCGTCGCGTCCGTGTCGGCCATCTACGGGCTCGGTGACCCGCGGAACTACGAGGGCATGAGCCTGCGCGTCGAGCGCGGCCAGACCATCGAGCGCGAGCAGCTACTGTCGAAGCTCGTGGACCTGAACTACGAGCGCAACGACGTCGACTTCACGCAGGGCACGTTCCGGGTTCGGGGCGACACCGTCGAGGTGTACCCGATGTACGGCCGGTACCCGGTCAGGGTGGAGTTCTGGGGCGACGAGGTCGACCGCATGGCGAAACTCGACCCGCTGGAGGGCACCGTCGAGAGCGAGGAGCCGGCGGTCCTGTTCCACCCGGCGGAGCACTACTCGGTGCCCGAGGACGAGATGGAGCAGGCCATCGAGCAGATCCGGACGGACATGCACGAGCGCGTCCGGCACTTCGAGCGCGCCGGCGACATGGTGGCCGCCCAGCGCATCGAGGAACGCACCACGTTCGACCTGGAGATGATGGCCGAGGCCGGCTACTGTTCGGGCATCGAGAACTACTCGGTGTACCTCTCGGACCGCGAGGTCGGGGACGCCCCCTACACGCTGCTGGACTACTTCCCGGACGACTTCCTCACCGTCATCGACGAGTCCCACCGGACAGTTCCACAAATCAAGGGCCAGTACGAGGGCGACAAGTCCCGGAAAGACAGTCTGGTGGAGAACGGCTTCCGGCTGCCGACGGCCTACGACAACCGGCCGCTGACCTTCGAGGAGTTCGAGGAGAAGACCGACCGCACGCTGTACGTCTCCGCCACACCGAGTGACTACGAGCGCGAGCAGTCCGCGAACGTCGTCGAGCAGATTGTCCGCCCGACGCACCTCGTCGACCCCGAAATCTCGATTGCCGACGCCACGGGGCAGGTCGAGGACCTCATGGACCGCATCGACGAGCGCGTCGAGCGCGACGAGCGCGTGCTCGTCACGACGCTCACCAAACGCATGGCCGAGGACCTCACCGAGTACCTCGAGGAGGCCGGGGTCGCCGTCGAGTACATGCACGACGAGACGGACACGCTGGAGCGCCACGAGCTCGTCCGCGGGCTCCGACTCGGCGAGTACGACGTGCTCGTCGGCATCAATCTCCTCCGGGAGGGCTTGGACATCCCCGAGGTCAGCCTCGTGGCCATCCTCGACGCCGACCAGCAGGGGTTCCTGCGGTCGGAGACCAGCCTCGTACAGACGATGGGGCGGGCGGCCCGGAACGTCAACGGCGAGGTCGTGCTGTACGCCGACGAGACCACCGACGCGATGCAGGACGCCATCGACGAGACCCGCCGCCGTCGCCGCATCCAGCGGGCGTTCAACGAGAAGCACGGCACCACGCCGACCACCATCGACAAGGCCGTCGGCGACATGAACCTCCCGGGCGCTGAGACCGACACCACCGAGGTCACCGGCGACGGCCCCGAGGACGAGCAGGAGGCCGCGATGCTCGTCGAGGAACTCGAAGAACGCATGAACGAGGCCGCGAACAATCTCGAATTCGAACTCGCAGCCGACATTCGCGACCGGATGCGCGAACTCCGCGAGGAGTTCGACCTCGCTGGCGACACGCCCGAGGACCCCGGCGGCGTCGCGCCAGAGGCCGAGGACTGGTAG
- a CDS encoding ABC transporter ATP-binding protein, with amino-acid sequence MPAIETDGLTRRFGDFTAVDDLDLTVQDGEVFGFLGPNGAGKSTTINMLLGFLKPTEGSATVLGNDATRQSRAVRQRTGLLPEGFELYENLTGREHVVSAIETKGADDDPDHLIERVGLEPEAARRRAGGYSKGMTQRLTLAVALVGEPDLLILDEPSSGLDPKGAKLLREIVREEADRGATVFFSSHILGQVEQVCDRVGIMNKGEMVAVDTIDALRDQTATESVVEVDVASVPDTDAVARVEGVDSVTVTDTTLEITVDRPAAKMPALRALDAETEVTDIAIEDASLESLFERYTGDADAGATGDETTQAAAVADGGDDA; translated from the coding sequence ATGCCTGCAATCGAAACTGACGGCCTGACGAGGCGCTTCGGCGACTTCACCGCCGTCGACGACCTGGATTTGACCGTACAGGACGGCGAGGTGTTCGGGTTCCTCGGCCCGAACGGCGCTGGCAAGTCCACGACGATCAACATGCTGCTGGGCTTCCTCAAGCCGACCGAGGGGTCGGCGACGGTGCTCGGCAACGACGCGACCCGGCAGTCCCGCGCGGTCCGTCAACGCACCGGTCTGCTCCCCGAGGGGTTCGAGCTGTACGAGAACCTCACCGGCCGCGAGCACGTCGTCTCCGCTATCGAGACGAAGGGAGCCGACGACGACCCCGACCACCTCATCGAGCGCGTCGGCCTCGAGCCCGAGGCCGCTCGCCGCCGCGCCGGCGGCTACTCGAAGGGCATGACCCAGCGGCTCACGCTCGCCGTCGCACTCGTCGGCGAGCCCGACCTGCTCATCCTCGACGAGCCGTCGTCGGGCCTCGACCCGAAGGGCGCGAAACTCCTCCGGGAGATCGTCCGCGAGGAGGCCGACCGCGGCGCGACCGTGTTCTTCTCCAGTCACATCCTCGGGCAGGTCGAGCAGGTCTGTGACCGCGTCGGCATCATGAACAAGGGCGAGATGGTGGCCGTCGACACCATCGACGCGCTCCGCGACCAGACCGCCACCGAGTCCGTCGTGGAGGTGGACGTCGCGTCCGTGCCGGACACGGATGCTGTGGCTCGCGTCGAGGGCGTCGACTCCGTCACAGTCACCGACACCACGCTCGAAATCACGGTCGACAGGCCGGCCGCGAAGATGCCGGCGCTGCGCGCGCTCGACGCCGAGACCGAGGTGACCGACATCGCCATCGAGGACGCCTCCCTCGAATCGCTGTTCGAGCGGTACACCGGCGACGCCGACGCTGGCGCGACCGGCGACGAGACGACGCAGGCGGCCGCCGTCGCCGACGGGGGTGATGACGCGTGA
- a CDS encoding ABC transporter permease subunit, translated as MSTLTVARDDFTNARRSYAVLGVVGVFSVLVALLFAANSSNHQFAFRTLFDVSFLVFLLLPIILAPLTYLAIAGDLDGGAIKYVMGLPNTRSQYVFGKLLSRLSVGLAAVVIGTVAGFAIALVTYSNAPEVVRFAEFAAVTLLFAFSWVGIYVGVSALTDSRSRAMLGAFVAYFVLVPFWFGFLPVVSLLDLLGSITDVLGVTLSQDTQSLIQALSPATAYLRSTEIIYTGVVSGHERIAQTFSGQSTKIYAKVWFNALVMLGWGVISMVVGYASFRRSELG; from the coding sequence GTGAGCACGCTCACCGTCGCCCGCGACGACTTCACGAACGCCCGCCGGTCGTACGCCGTGCTCGGCGTCGTCGGCGTCTTCTCCGTACTCGTTGCGCTGCTCTTCGCTGCCAACAGCAGCAACCACCAGTTCGCGTTCCGGACGCTGTTCGACGTCTCCTTCCTCGTGTTCCTCCTGTTGCCCATCATCCTCGCGCCGCTGACGTACCTCGCCATTGCGGGTGACCTCGACGGCGGCGCAATCAAGTACGTGATGGGGTTGCCGAACACGCGGTCCCAGTACGTCTTCGGGAAGCTGCTCTCCCGGCTGAGCGTCGGGCTGGCGGCCGTCGTCATCGGGACCGTCGCCGGCTTCGCCATCGCACTCGTCACCTACTCGAACGCCCCGGAAGTAGTCCGCTTCGCGGAGTTCGCGGCGGTCACGCTGCTGTTCGCGTTCTCGTGGGTGGGCATCTACGTCGGCGTGTCCGCGCTGACCGACAGCCGGTCCCGGGCGATGCTCGGCGCGTTCGTCGCGTACTTCGTGCTGGTCCCGTTCTGGTTCGGGTTCCTGCCGGTCGTCAGCCTCCTCGACCTCCTCGGGTCGATTACCGACGTACTCGGTGTCACCCTCTCGCAGGACACCCAGTCGCTGATTCAGGCTCTGTCGCCCGCGACAGCGTACCTCCGCAGCACCGAAATCATCTACACGGGGGTTGTCTCCGGCCACGAACGCATCGCACAGACCTTCTCCGGGCAGAGCACCAAAATCTACGCGAAAGTCTGGTTCAACGCCCTCGTGATGCTCGGATGGGGGGTCATTTCGATGGTCGTCGGCTACGCCTCCTTCCGCCGGTCGGAGCTCGGCTGA